In Brevibacterium zhoupengii, the following are encoded in one genomic region:
- a CDS encoding alpha/beta hydrolase family esterase, with amino-acid sequence MHSTTTRILSIGLTLALLLSLALALTPRVTAAASPPNQADPRPSPGCGVEQKPGNDQGTITSAGEDRTYRINIPRDYGITSPMPLILGFHGRGSDGAELQNYTGLPGLPAITVFPDGIAEDGKRSWQGAPYASGADDVRFVADLLDSIEDDLCIDLNRVFATGKSNGGGMVSVLACQLRDRFSAFATVAGAYYPQSFDGCDYSEPTPMLAIHGTGDATMHYEGGERQGETYPSVRTWLEPWAEAADCTSSKDRKVGKKGEKVVRTQWQNCQNGVDVELYSVADGGHVWPGETMYSGGGYVTQDFSATETLWEFFKDHPRAEPAHE; translated from the coding sequence ATGCATTCGACGACGACACGCATACTGTCCATCGGCCTGACTCTGGCGCTCCTGCTCAGCCTGGCCCTCGCTCTCACTCCGCGAGTAACCGCGGCCGCTTCCCCGCCGAACCAAGCAGATCCCCGCCCCTCACCCGGGTGCGGAGTCGAGCAGAAGCCCGGAAACGACCAGGGAACAATCACCTCGGCGGGAGAGGATCGCACCTACCGGATCAACATCCCCCGCGACTACGGCATCACCTCGCCGATGCCGCTCATCCTCGGCTTTCACGGCCGCGGCTCCGACGGGGCGGAGCTTCAGAACTACACAGGACTTCCCGGGCTGCCTGCCATCACGGTCTTCCCCGACGGCATCGCCGAGGACGGAAAACGCTCCTGGCAGGGCGCGCCCTACGCCAGCGGCGCCGATGACGTCCGCTTCGTCGCCGACCTCCTCGACTCGATAGAGGACGACCTCTGCATCGACCTCAACCGCGTCTTCGCAACCGGAAAATCCAATGGCGGCGGCATGGTCTCGGTTCTCGCCTGCCAGCTGCGGGACCGATTCTCCGCCTTCGCCACGGTCGCCGGCGCCTACTACCCGCAGTCCTTCGACGGCTGCGACTACTCCGAACCGACGCCGATGCTCGCCATCCACGGCACGGGCGACGCCACCATGCACTACGAGGGAGGCGAGCGCCAGGGCGAAACCTACCCATCGGTGCGCACCTGGCTGGAGCCCTGGGCAGAGGCTGCAGACTGCACGAGCTCGAAGGATCGGAAGGTCGGCAAGAAGGGTGAGAAAGTCGTGCGCACCCAGTGGCAGAACTGCCAGAACGGAGTCGATGTCGAACTCTATTCTGTTGCCGACGGCGGTCACGTCTGGCCAGGTGAGACCATGTACAGCGGTGGCGGATATGTCACGCAGGACTTCTCCGCCACGGAGACCCTGTGGGAGTTTTTCAAGGACCACCCGAGGGCCGAACCTGCCCACGAGTGA